The Oncorhynchus mykiss isolate Arlee chromosome 17, USDA_OmykA_1.1, whole genome shotgun sequence genomic interval aggcctacaaacctgactcagttacaccagctctgtcaggaggaatgggccaaaattcacccaacttattgtgggaagcttgtggaaggctacccaaaatgtttgacccaaggtaaacaatttaaaggcaatgctaccaaatactaattaagtgtatgtaaacttctgacccactgggaatgtgatgaaataaaatctgaaataaatcactctctctactattattctgacatttcacattcttaaaataaagtggtgatcctaactgacctaagacagggaatttttactaggattaaatgtctggaattgtgaaaaactgactttataaatgtatttggctaaggtgtatgtaaacttccgacttcaactgtagctcacTTACGTTCGTTCTCGTGATCTTCTTACTTacatttcttgtgtgtttttgttctaccttcaTGTATTTTATAgtactacattgatattgataactgcattgttgggataACAGCTTTTCACTGTCCTTCTGctcgtgacattaaaacttgaaatgtAGTGcgcgatatagggaatagggagccattttggacTCTAAATAGACAGCGGTGACTCACAGTGATATGAAGTTCTTCTGCACCAGGAAGGCAGAGACGCCACAGAGGTTCCAGAGCAGGTGGTGGTGGGCCCAGTCCAGTATCACGTCTAGCACCTGCATACAGTGGTGTTTCCATAACGACGAGAAGCGCGGCGTGCCGTCACCCAACCGACTAAGGCTCCATGGCCGGTGGGTCAGCGCCGTCACCACTTCCGGGTCAGCCTGACGCATCTGGGATCAGGGGTTAGAGggcaatggagagaaagagagaagggattTTACTACGAGTTTATCAGGTCAAATCTTTCAAATGTCTATCTGTAATCTAATTTTCTTCCCATAGTGAAGCTGAAATTAAAATGGCTGCCATTTCATGGAAACTTAAATCAATAGTTAGTCCTCTcatacagagagatagacacatcTAACCCAGCACCCATATAGACAGACAGCCCACTACTATCCTCTTGTCAACCCAACAGCCCACAGTTACCCTGTAGATGACTTTGGGCTCAAAGGAACAGACGATGCTGGTGTTGTAAAGCACAGGGTGTTTCCGATACATCTCCTTTAGGGCTGCCGctgcctgggagaggaggagagaagaacagaacatgAAAAGGTAATTAATACACTTTGTTTGTTTGTAgagtctgtgtatatttgtgtatgtgtacctCTCAGACCCACTGGTGAGCCAGCAACTGTTGGGGGGGTCAgttagatcagtggttcccaaactgtggggcgtGCAAAGGGGTCAGCAGagggggtgccccccccccctccaaaaaaaggATCTCAGTCGGGCCTTAAACTTACTCTTGAatgttgtaatagtagaatgcacaaggtgtaATTTCGaaaaattgggtagtgcatcatcagttcctcttgtcatgttagtcattgcaGACCTTAGAGAGATAGTTATAACTTGTCAGAATTGTCTTATTGTATGAGTCACTCAGATATGACATGAACACACAATGTGTAGAATTgtgggaaattagctttaaaactgcaaaagatGTTCCCCCAATGATGGAAGAGGGGCCGGCCAGAGTGGAAAAGTTTGGGAACCGCCGAGTTAGATGACTGCTCTCAATTCTCAGTTTCTTGAACTGAAGTGGGCCACTGACTAAAACCACAGGCTTTCAACAGGCCTAGCTGGTCCATGACTGATCTAAAAGTGTTAAACAGCAAACAAGAGAATTATCAAGCTTAGGCttaagaagaagacaaagaagtaCTCAGTAGTGTGAAACTGTGTATAGTCACAAAAATCTTTATCTGAGGCTTCTGATTGGCTGTACCTCATCTGGGTGACCTTTGACATCAAAGTAGATGGTGAGCTGCAGTTTGATGCATTCCTCCACAGCCTCCTGCAGAGTGGGGACCTTCTCTCCCTGGAACTTGTCACTGTAGGAGCCACATAACATATACCATGCCATCATTGGTCCTGTCCCAGCTAACTAATAAGCACAGAACACAATTTAAACCATGATCAGTTATTCATTTGAATATGTGTTTTAGTGTTGGGAACAAAAACCTGCACACACTGCGACCTCCAGGACCGGGGTTGTCCTACAgtatcactccatctctctcttcccactcaCCGGAGTCGGTGCTTAGCGGCAGCGTCCAGTTTACACAGCCCAGAGAAGCTTAGCTGTGTGAGGGGTCCCGACCCGTTGGTGGTTCGGTCTACAGTCTCATCGTGCATCAGAATAGGGACTCCATCTGATGTGAACTCCAAGTCCAGCTCTACGCCGGTCGCCCCGTTCTTATGTGCctagagatagcgagagagagagagggagatgagaccAGGAAGGTTTGCCATAATCATCTGGAGGCTAtgtaaggggagagagagcgagagagaatgttGTGGCTTTCAAGAACCACGAATCCTTGTTGAACAAATACTTCTCTCCTCGACTTCCTGACTCACCTCCCGGATGGCAGCCATGGTATTCTCCGGCGCATCATGCCCTCCACCCCGGTGAGCGACTAGGGACACCCCACCCGAAGCAGCGTTCTTAGCGGGCCGAAGCACCTGTCTCGCCTGGCTGGTCGGGACTTGGGGAAAACGGAACATGATCAGAAAGGCATAGAGGCAGGCGGTGAGGGCAGTGGACCATATCGGGCTCAGTGTTCCGAGGAGAACGAACGCGAACACCACAGAGAATAGGGCGAT includes:
- the LOC110485530 gene encoding glycerophosphodiester phosphodiesterase 1-like produces the protein MLQLGDEIALFSVVFAFVLLGTLSPIWSTALTACLYAFLIMFRFPQVPTSQARQVLRPAKNAASGGVSLVAHRGGGHDAPENTMAAIREAHKNGATGVELDLEFTSDGVPILMHDETVDRTTNGSGPLTQLSFSGLCKLDAAAKHRLRDKFQGEKVPTLQEAVEECIKLQLTIYFDVKGHPDEAAAALKEMYRKHPVLYNTSIVCSFEPKVIYRMRQADPEVVTALTHRPWSLSRLGDGTPRFSSLWKHHCMQVLDVILDWAHHHLLWNLCGVSAFLVQKNFISLDYVQYWAQRGVEVVGWTVNTAEEKQYYQEILNINYITDSLLENCDPHY